The genomic stretch cttgaacaaAGTGCCGCggcccgacacaaatctcccttgctatcacccaaccacctcttgaagaccgcatgtgcggattcaactcggttagtcgtggtgcaaccaagatgtctaactcgatttgtccaagcgcacacgactttttctctaactttgtcaagaatggtggattcgacgtaatgacaaaatgtcttaatggaaccacacaaagacctaaagtgtaccaatttctcggtatacacctcttcggagtgtgcatctaaaatttccctccatgccgccattatcctctcaaccacaacaccggctttgataactttaccgttttcatccggcctatcttttgtcccaaccgcgggtttcaacttacttctcacgttgcaagttatgtgataccgacaaagtaacgcggtcgatgtcgggaataCGATATCAATcgtattcatcaaagcattgtcccggtcggtgacaatgacgtttggcataacctcttgatcaaccaacaaagacttacaaattcccaaggcccatgtaaagttgtcttctttttcacactccaaaaaagcaaacccgaccgaataagtcctctccgtcgaggtcacaccgactatctctaaaagaggaagcctatacttgtttgtcttgtacgtcgaatccatgactagaacggttggaaatgtgttgaataatttgatactttcgggatgagtccaaaaaatatcacgcaccgtaactttgtcctcggaggttcggaagcttgaaacataattgttatcgcctagtagtttcaaaagttgttgcatttccgaccgagggcccatattcaaaactttgagattgtgtcgttcattgtaaacttgtttgatatttgaaacgctatccggtttcttacgcttcaaatcggcaagtatgttgcgaggcgccactttaactatcgttaagtccgatatcacattcctctcttcgcgggacaaacgacacgccattggatgtccgtgtaacttgacatccaaggcatgattatgaattccacaaattacggttaaccgccacaaatcatcaaccctccgagtagcacgcaacttaaaaggGCACCCGCACTTTCTCGTTCCCGTGtcgtcgtgttttagcacccggtttgattgtacataactcccaccccgttcgcaattcaaaacaacgaaaggtttccgcctactatttccgttgtccgaccttaaaataacaattccaaattcaagtttactagcttcgttcctaACCcactcaatcaattgttcgcgactaccgaagctccgatcatttgtaaattcttgCCGAACATCAATCGCATTGATCATATGATTAACGTCGATAACTGGATCGTTATTAACGCTGACAAcatcttgcacaatgttgtccggatgcaccatacctaacaaatgaaaaaattagcaaaagttggccaaaacagtttttttaactgccagggcatatttcggaagttcatttccgaaatttgttaggtaatatatttcggaaatgaacttccgaaccatatcagtttcagcataaatttgttgaatcaatgtagtgaaataggggatgaaatgagagatgtttacctgaaattgtagctttctatgctccctttaacgtgatcaacggtttgaaacttgattttaggacgaaaaatggatggagattgattgggttttggagagggtttggggaagttttggaggaaaatgatgaaatagtgaaggagggaaatttgtatatgcagcaatattttcggaaatgaacttccgaaaatattcacggtttttgaatttttttgacttcggaaatgtatctccgaaaacaccactttttttggtgttttcggagatgcatttccgaagtaaaaaaaaattcaaaaaaaaaaaaaacttcggagatgcatctccaaagcaggggcagttttggattttcactgggggtgacccccatagggaggtgggtaaagaaaaattcattttaaaataagtgTCATTTAAAGTTTTTGCACACCaattaaaaaatgtaataataTTTTCTTGAGAAAtcacttttatttaatttaattaatcttatAGACATGTTAGAAATAgtgtataaaataattaaaagagaattgaaaatattacagtcaatttttcattaaaaaattaaaacataactttcattttaaaataataatcattttgaaatgttgctccaagaaaaaaaagaatcattttgaaatgttcattTCTCTATAAAGATCTAATGTTCAATCATCACATTCTGCAAAATTGTCACTTTTAcgtttttttttttcactttttttcctttttacaaTCTCTTTTAtctatttttctttttacaactattttttcaAATCAAACACATCTTAAAGGAGAAGGGAAATGGATTCAGTGACTTTCCGGCGGGAAAGTCACGGTAACTTTAGCCtaagttttgttgtttttttcataaaaaatgattaattgataatataaaaataaaagaaaaataaaataaaagagataatagGGTAAAGTCATGGTGACTTTACTGTTTAAAAGAGATAATAGAGATAATAGTTTATGTTGCTAATTTATGCACATTTCCCCCCTAATTAAGAGAAGAGAAGAGCCAAGTACCCAGGCTCTTAAATTCTAAGACAAAAATTCAAATTGGTCGAGCAAGCGACAAACCTCGAGAACACACCCCAACATAAATTCAAAATACACCCACAACCACAACCACCTTCTACAACATTGTGATCTGAGAATTTGAATCTACTGCTGTCCCTGCCTTCacacacttcttcttcttctatcaaTTCTTCCATTCCTCTTCACTTAACTCAAACACCACACATGTAACACCTCGTTGCTAACACAAAAAACCCAAACATGCTCCCtcataaaaacaacaacaacattcacaCTTCCATTTCCATTTCCAACATCATCACTCTCCTCTTCCTCTATCTCTATCTCTGTCTCTCCATTATTCCCCTCACTTCATCTCTCAACTCAGACGGCCTCTCATTACTCGCCCTAAAAGCCGCAATCGACCTCGACCCCACCGGAATCCTCACCTCATGGTCCGACTCAGTTCCCACACCCTGCAACTGGGAAGGAGTATCATGCACCACCAACAACGACCGAGTCACTCAACTCACCCTCCCTTCAAAATCCCTCTCTGGCTACCTCCCCTCCGAGTTAGGCCAACTCACTGAACTCACCTCCCTCATTCTCCACAACAACAACTTCTCCAAAACcattccttcatcactcttcaACGCCACCAACAAACTCATCGTCTTAGATCTTTCTCACAACTCTCTCTCTGGTCCTCTTCCGTTGTCATTCACTTCACTCAAATCTCTCATCCATTGTGATTTATCTTCCAACTTTCTCAATGGCTCTATTCCAGACTCGTTAACCGAACTCACCGCTTTAACCGGTACTTTGAATCTCTCTTTTAATAGCTTCTCCGGCGGGATACCGGCTTCTTTAGGTAATCTTCCGGTGGAAGTTAGTTTGGATCTCCGTGATAATAATCTCACTGGGGAAATACCTCAGGTGGGGTCCTTGTTAAATCAAGGTCCCACTGCTTTTTCTGGGAATCCCGGACTTTGCGGGTTTCCGTTACGGGACCTTTGTCCGGATGGAGAAAGGGTTCCGGACCGTTTACCGGAAGATCCGAATCCGAACCCGATTGCTATTCAAACGGGTTCGGCTCAGGATCAGAAGCAGAGAAGTGGGCTGTTGGTTGTTGTGGTTGTGGTTTTGGTTTCTCTTGGGGCTGTGGTGGTTTTGATGTCGGTGTTGGTACTCCGGCGGCGGAAGAGGTTGAATGAAGGGGAAGAGGAAGGTGGGTTTGAAAAGAGGAAGGTGGAGAGTGAGGTTTTGGGTTCTGGGGAGGAGCAGAAGGGGAGATTTGTGGTGTTGGATGAAGGGTTTGGGTTGGaattggaggatttgttgagggcTTCTGCATATGTGGTGGGGAAGAGTAGGAGTGGGATTGTGTATAAGGTTGTTGGTGTTGGGAAAGGGTTGGTTCCAGCGGGGACAGCGGTGGCTGTTCGGCGGCTGAGTGAGGGAGATGATGGAGGTTTAAGGTTTAAGGAATTTGAGTATGAGGTGGAAGGTATTGGGAGGGTGAGACACCCTAATGTTGTGCCTTTGAGAGCTTATTACTATGCAAGTGATGAGAAACTTCTCATCACTGATTTCATTCGCAATGGAAGCTTGCACACTGTTTTGCATGGTATCACTTCTCAACACTTTTTGGTTCTTAGTTTAATTAATCTGCATTTTGAATTCAATGTGCCTAATGTTTAAGTTCTTAATATGGTTGTGGTTGTAGCCGCTAAGATACAACGACTGCAACCACAACCGTACGGTTGGTTGTATAGACCTTAAATGCTTAATTCTGTGTGTCAATGTTTGATTATTCATTGCAAAGTCATGAATCTCTTTTTAAAATTCTGTCATATATTTAGAAATGAATCTAGTTGCTTGTATTTGCTTGATTGAGTTTTCTTCTTAGGGAGTGTTTGGTTCCATAGTATGAGATTGAGAATTAATTGTCTTTTCTCATTAAACCTGATTATAGTGAAAACCTATGTGTTTGGTCATCCTTATACAAAGTTGATGCCATCCACAAACCTTAGTTTAATTAGATGGGATGTGATAATGAATAACTTTTGGTTTGAATTGAAAAAATTCACTAATTTACTGCATTATAACTTTTTATTTAGAGTAGAAATCATCAAAACATGAGTCACTTTAACTCAAATCCAAAAAAACAATACTTTAAACTCAACTGCAACCAAATCAATTGTATATCACAGACTTTGTACAGTGTCTTATGAGTAGGTGACAAAGAACTATTCATTGTGAGTGCATATTGTAAAGTTGTGGTTGAGTTCAAATTCTTGTTTTTTTGCTTTTGAAAGCTAATGATGTTGCCATGTGATTGTGGCCATGGTGATAATGTACATCTACAGGAGCTGATAAGTGTGCGTCTATTTGGCATTTGCACTATATATTTTTGGGGACCACTGGTTTTCATGTCCTTTAGTGAACTGTGTTTTCTGCACATGAGAACTGAAATCCCTTTTATAATTGCTATTGTCCGTGATCATACAAAATAGCTTTATGCAGCAGGTACAGTTTTTGGTATtatctttgtttttgtttatagTAATTCTAATGCACGTTCATCCTAAATAACTTTTGTGGTTCAGCTTTGTGAAGATTTTTTAGTtgtaaattcaaaattttaactgGATTTCATTGACCCCATTTGAGTGACTGAAAATCGATGCAACCGTGGTCGAATCTTTCTCGTTAGACAATGGGCCAGTATGAACATGGTTCCTACATAGACTGGTGTTTGCCTTTACAATTTATTTATGCGATGTTATATGAACACCTAAAAGATTTAAAATTTAAGCTTTTTTCCGGTGTTGTATTTGGTTGCAGGCGGGCCATCCGATTCATTGCCACCATTATCATGGCCAGCAAGATTAAAAATTGCTCAAGGAACTGCAAGGGGATTGATGTACATACACGAGTTTAGTGGTAGGAAGTATGTCCACGGCAACATAAAATCGACAAAAATACTGTTGGATGATGATCTTCATCCTTATATATCCGGTTTCGGACTTACCCGTCTTGGTTTAGGTATGTCAAAGTCTACCACCACTTTCACACATAGGCGGCAAAATTCAAACCAGTCTATTGTAACCTCAGCAATGAGTTCAAAAGTTGCTGCTTCCTCTAAGAACTACATGGCACCCGAGTTGCGTGTGACTGGAGCAAAGTTCACCCAGAAATGTGATGTGTATTCTTTTGGTATAGTGTTGTTAGAACTTTTGACAGGCCGGTTGCCGGATTTGGGACCCGAAAATGATCAGAAGGAGCTTGAGAGTTTTGTGAGGATAGCATTTAGGGAGGAACAGCCCTTGTCAGAGATTATCGATCCAGCACTTCTGCCCGAGGTTAATGCGAAAAAACAGGTTGTTGCAGCATTTCATGTTGCGCTGAACTGCACAGAACTTGATCCGGAATTGCGACCGAAAATGAGAACTGTGTCTGAGAGCCTTGATCACATCAAAATTCAGTAGAGAAATGACAGGAAACGTTGTAAATTTTGTTCATTGGCTAACCATTATCTTCTTGTGGTGTTGATTCTGTAAGATTATTGTAGGTATGGAAAAACTAATGTAACTTGTTTGATGGATTGACTTGATCTAATGCATTTCCTTCTCAACAGAATCTACATGTGTATAAGGGTGAAGTAATATTTTACCAGTATTAATTAAATTTGCAATCAAATTTGATCATTGAAAAAGATAACACTAATATGCctcactcttttatttattaaagaGATATCAATAGGCTTAATAAACTGTTGAGTGTGTTTTCACTCAATTCAAATTAATCAATCAGGAATCTCAAAATACTATAAAAATGAGTGGCAAATGTCAATTAACTCAAGACAATATtgatagatgaaaaagataaTACTAATAGAcctaaaatatttgacattttttgccTCAAATAAAATGAATCAATCAGTGTCTCCAAAGATGTGAAACTTAAACCATGAACACCATTGAAATGAAGAAATATCTTGCATTGCATAATAGTGAAATGAGTTGCAACAAGGAATATTTTAAAGTTGGCTAATCTTCAACTTAAATAGGAACTGATCACATAATCCTCAACCAAAGCTTTTATCGGGTTTAACTTCTAACCATAAATAATCCCTAATTGGACAATATTCAACCAAGGTATATAAAAAATTTCCTTAGTGAATTACAATTCTACCCTTCCAAAATTACACAAATAACCTCCTCAAAAAGAGAATGTCCTCACAAAAGCATTTGGCTATAACATCTAGTgagagaaattgaaaataaaactTAGAGAATGTGTGAGAGGAGGTAGTGTCAAAATACGTTTCCGGATGATTTGAAATGAGAAATgaggcttctatttataggcaagaagtTTGCCCAAAAAGAAATTCTCATTTAATGAATTTTACTGttgtctaatcgattagacaaaaaatgctaatcgattagatttcaaaaaaaaattgattatatgTTACCAAAATGAAAGTTTAGGATATGTTATCGTTGCACATCATTAAGGCACTGTCTAAATGACTTGGGGCTTAAGTTTGAATTGATCTAATAGATTAAACCAAAGTCCCAATCGATTATATTACTAAAAAATGTCTCTTTATCCACCACAACTCCTAAGTAGGGGTGGTAATAGGCTGGACCGAGTTAGGCTTCGCCAAACATGAGTCTGCCCtgttaaaaaattcaaagcctaagactggcctgtagcctatcattgatttttttttttttggcttgagCCTGCcctttttgaaggcctgattgacctattagcctacttaaaagcatatttcatttgaacatttataAATAAGTAATTTAACTCAActtttatatagactaacaaattaaaagatcagtgAGATTAAATATTTGCTtacattgacttatttgagtttacctagtaacataaattttgtgatactatttgtttgaaagAAATTATGGaagcaacttatgacattgttcataagatttttttcatcttattttcataatttctttaaaataactaatatttatttttatattttaattcaaagtaaaaaatataatataataataataaaattattcatatttatttaaatagaccGACCTCATAGGTTTAAAAGGTTTTTTATATggcctgtggcctagccttttAGCTAAATATGCTTATAAAAAAGtctggcctggcctaggcctatgtaggctgggccgtaggcccctgttagtcggcctggcctattctcATCCCTACTCCTAAGTCATCTGGCATAACTCCAAGACatatttgaaaaagttttctcttgataaaatatatttaaaaaaggtTTGAGTGAGTGTTTGTTTATAGCCATTTACTTTTACGGAAAATCCCATTTGC from Vicia villosa cultivar HV-30 ecotype Madison, WI linkage group LG4, Vvil1.0, whole genome shotgun sequence encodes the following:
- the LOC131595630 gene encoding receptor protein kinase-like protein ZAR1; this translates as MLPHKNNNNIHTSISISNIITLLFLYLYLCLSIIPLTSSLNSDGLSLLALKAAIDLDPTGILTSWSDSVPTPCNWEGVSCTTNNDRVTQLTLPSKSLSGYLPSELGQLTELTSLILHNNNFSKTIPSSLFNATNKLIVLDLSHNSLSGPLPLSFTSLKSLIHCDLSSNFLNGSIPDSLTELTALTGTLNLSFNSFSGGIPASLGNLPVEVSLDLRDNNLTGEIPQVGSLLNQGPTAFSGNPGLCGFPLRDLCPDGERVPDRLPEDPNPNPIAIQTGSAQDQKQRSGLLVVVVVVLVSLGAVVVLMSVLVLRRRKRLNEGEEEGGFEKRKVESEVLGSGEEQKGRFVVLDEGFGLELEDLLRASAYVVGKSRSGIVYKVVGVGKGLVPAGTAVAVRRLSEGDDGGLRFKEFEYEVEGIGRVRHPNVVPLRAYYYASDEKLLITDFIRNGSLHTVLHGGPSDSLPPLSWPARLKIAQGTARGLMYIHEFSGRKYVHGNIKSTKILLDDDLHPYISGFGLTRLGLGMSKSTTTFTHRRQNSNQSIVTSAMSSKVAASSKNYMAPELRVTGAKFTQKCDVYSFGIVLLELLTGRLPDLGPENDQKELESFVRIAFREEQPLSEIIDPALLPEVNAKKQVVAAFHVALNCTELDPELRPKMRTVSESLDHIKIQ